A single window of Arcobacter venerupis DNA harbors:
- a CDS encoding ethanolamine ammonia-lyase subunit EutB, with protein sequence MKNSYKFMLGNRIYNFKNLADLMAKATPKRSGDLLAGVSALSSQERVVAQMRLAEVHLKTFLNEMLIPYEDDEITRLIIDDHDAEAFKLISHLTVGDFRNWLLSDTTTIEMIKQARPAITPEMAAAVSKIMRNQDLIMVAKKCPVVTSFRNTIGLPNQLSTRLQPNHPTDDVMGIAASILDGLLYGNGDAVIGINPATDNVEQTIKLLKLMDDVIQKYEIPTQSCVLTHVTNTIEAIEKGAPVDLVFQSIGGTEATNSSFGVNLKILKEAHEAGLSLNRGTVGNNVMYFETGQGSSLSANANFGLDQQTCEARAYAVAKKFDPLLVNTVVGFIGPEYLFDGKEITRAGLEDHFCGKLLGLPMGCDICYTNHADADQNDMDNLLTLLGVAGCNFIMGIPGSDDIMLNYQTTSFHDALYARRVLNLKPAPEFCAWLEKMEIFKNMDKFILNEKMPQTFFKSLSNVIGNR encoded by the coding sequence ATGAAAAATTCTTATAAATTTATGCTTGGAAATCGAATATATAATTTTAAAAATCTAGCCGATTTAATGGCAAAAGCAACACCAAAACGTTCAGGAGATTTATTAGCAGGAGTTTCTGCCCTATCTTCACAAGAAAGAGTTGTAGCTCAAATGCGTTTGGCAGAAGTTCATCTTAAAACTTTTTTAAATGAGATGTTAATACCTTATGAAGATGATGAAATCACAAGATTAATAATTGATGACCATGATGCTGAGGCTTTTAAATTAATTTCACATTTAACAGTTGGAGATTTTAGGAACTGGTTATTAAGTGATACTACAACAATTGAGATGATTAAACAAGCAAGACCTGCAATTACACCTGAAATGGCAGCAGCTGTTAGTAAAATCATGAGAAATCAAGATTTAATAATGGTTGCAAAAAAATGTCCAGTTGTTACATCTTTTAGAAATACTATTGGTTTACCAAATCAACTCTCAACAAGACTTCAACCAAATCACCCAACAGATGATGTTATGGGAATAGCTGCAAGTATTTTAGATGGATTATTATATGGGAATGGTGATGCGGTTATTGGCATAAATCCAGCAACTGATAATGTGGAACAAACAATAAAACTTTTAAAACTTATGGATGATGTAATCCAAAAATATGAAATTCCAACACAATCATGTGTTTTAACCCACGTTACAAATACTATTGAAGCTATTGAAAAAGGTGCTCCTGTTGATTTAGTATTTCAATCAATTGGAGGAACTGAAGCTACAAATTCAAGTTTTGGAGTAAATCTTAAAATCTTAAAAGAAGCCCATGAAGCTGGACTTTCATTAAATCGTGGAACTGTTGGAAATAATGTGATGTATTTTGAAACAGGACAAGGAAGTTCACTTTCAGCGAATGCAAACTTTGGATTAGACCAACAAACTTGTGAGGCAAGAGCTTATGCGGTTGCTAAAAAATTCGATCCACTTTTAGTAAATACAGTTGTTGGATTTATTGGGCCTGAATATTTGTTTGATGGAAAAGAGATTACAAGAGCAGGATTGGAAGACCATTTTTGTGGAAAATTATTAGGACTTCCAATGGGTTGTGATATTTGTTATACAAATCATGCGGATGCGGATCAAAATGATATGGATAATTTATTGACTCTACTTGGAGTTGCTGGATGTAATTTTATTATGGGAATTCCTGGAAGTGATGACATTATGCTTAATTATCAAACTACATCTTTTCATGATGCTTTATATGCAAGACGAGTTTTAAATCTAAAACCAGCTCCTGAGTTTTGCGCTTGGCTTGAAAAAATGGAGATATTTAAAAATATGGATAAATTTATTTTAAATGAAAAAATGCCACAAACTTTTTTTAAATCTTTATCAAATGTAATAGGAAATAGATAA
- a CDS encoding sulfite exporter TauE/SafE family protein has product MNELILGVLTFFTSAVAGIVGIGGGMMLIVILPSFLPLNALIPVHGLTQISSNISRAIFGYKDVQLEVIPKFLLGSVIGIGMFAAVLSLISLEYVPLFIGVYILLSLWSEKFNEKIKRYENYFLAGFFQTGLSMVVGATGPLTMTLLLKDYKDKDKVVATGAALMSITHILKVFVFMYFGFVFFDYIGVIVAMIIGAVAGSWAGTKLRDKIDGKKFIIILKVLLTALAIQVIVKVFI; this is encoded by the coding sequence ATGAATGAATTGATTTTAGGAGTTCTTACTTTTTTTACTTCTGCAGTTGCTGGAATAGTGGGAATTGGAGGAGGTATGATGTTAATAGTGATTTTGCCTTCATTTTTACCTTTAAATGCTTTAATACCTGTTCATGGATTAACTCAAATATCGAGTAATATCAGTCGAGCAATATTTGGATATAAAGATGTTCAATTAGAAGTAATTCCTAAATTCTTATTAGGTTCTGTAATTGGAATTGGAATGTTTGCTGCTGTTTTAAGTCTAATTTCCCTTGAATATGTTCCTTTATTTATTGGAGTATATATTTTACTTTCTTTATGGTCTGAAAAGTTTAATGAAAAAATTAAAAGATATGAAAATTATTTTCTAGCAGGTTTCTTTCAAACAGGCCTTTCAATGGTTGTTGGAGCAACTGGGCCACTTACTATGACACTTTTATTAAAAGATTATAAAGATAAAGACAAAGTAGTAGCAACTGGTGCTGCGCTTATGAGTATCACACATATTTTAAAGGTGTTTGTATTTATGTATTTTGGTTTTGTATTTTTTGATTACATTGGAGTAATCGTTGCTATGATTATTGGTGCGGTTGCTGGAAGTTGGGCTGGAACAAAACTAAGAGATAAAATTGATGGTAAAAAATTTATTATCATTTTAAAAGTGCTACTTACTGCTTTAGCTATTCAAGTAATAGTAAAAGTTTTCATATAA
- a CDS encoding exodeoxyribonuclease III, translated as MARYKFISWNVNGVRAVDKKEALKWIDEHDVHLLGLQETKSMKEQIPKTIFNKEFKTMTASASAIKGRSGTALFTDIETTFECNCPTVDILDEGRINEVHFTLGDKDIAFFNVYFPNGQSKEERLVYKMEFYDRFLDHCESLKKQGKSIMICGDVNTAHKEIDLARPKANEQTSGFLPMEREWIDKFLSFGYVDTLRHIVGDKTDLYSWWSYRANARENNVGWRIDYFYVSEDLKDYVKDAYIMNDIFGSDHCPIALEMEF; from the coding sequence ATGGCAAGATATAAATTTATCTCATGGAATGTAAACGGTGTGAGAGCCGTTGATAAAAAAGAAGCTTTAAAATGGATAGATGAACATGATGTTCATCTTTTAGGACTTCAAGAAACAAAATCAATGAAAGAACAAATCCCAAAAACGATTTTTAATAAAGAGTTTAAAACAATGACAGCAAGTGCCTCAGCCATAAAAGGAAGAAGCGGAACTGCACTTTTTACAGATATTGAAACAACTTTTGAATGCAACTGCCCTACTGTAGATATTTTGGATGAAGGAAGAATAAACGAAGTTCATTTTACTTTAGGAGATAAAGATATAGCATTTTTTAATGTATATTTTCCAAATGGACAAAGTAAAGAAGAAAGACTTGTTTATAAAATGGAGTTTTATGATAGATTTTTAGACCACTGTGAGAGCTTAAAAAAACAAGGAAAATCAATCATGATTTGTGGAGATGTAAACACAGCTCACAAAGAAATCGACCTTGCTCGACCAAAAGCAAATGAACAAACTTCAGGATTTTTACCAATGGAGAGAGAGTGGATAGATAAATTCCTATCTTTTGGTTATGTCGATACTTTAAGACATATAGTTGGCGATAAAACTGACCTTTATAGCTGGTGGAGTTACAGAGCAAATGCCAGAGAGAATAATGTTGGCTGGAGAATTGACTACTTTTATGTGAGTGAAGATTTAAAAGATTATGTTAAAGATGCTTATATTATGAATGATATTTTTGGTAGTGACCATTGTCCTATTGCTTTGGAGATGGAGTTTTAA
- a CDS encoding tetratricopeptide repeat protein, producing MYKLILIFIIGINIYANENEIMSDKFNVLEEKINKIEQKNVLLENENIKLTEKVNALDTHNKYIENTYMTIIESNQNNLDNFLWILASIIAVLGLFGFSAISKYINTKLNKIINKKQNELDILIENVKDLEKGLKFEYLQKLAEFSQHNKKTGEITQAEKDWLIYYVELLPQNEDERTFEDWKILAFKYYYADNDFENSTKSIEKSIKLNPKFDFEDNKLLMYSYVAMEQYEKAIKQCLEILEENDIDEIWYELGNNYMYINEPIKAIEAYLSVKEETKQLAKNFNIAKAYSLIGNYHKTIEYLNQCKDKETNLDVLYGFVESYENLENKEEAINYTKKALEIEPENIEFQEILYSLNK from the coding sequence ATGTATAAATTAATTTTAATATTTATTATAGGAATAAATATATATGCGAATGAAAATGAAATTATGAGTGATAAATTTAATGTTTTAGAAGAAAAGATTAATAAAATTGAGCAAAAAAATGTTTTATTAGAAAATGAAAATATAAAATTGACAGAAAAAGTAAATGCTTTAGATACTCATAATAAATACATTGAAAACACATATATGACTATAATTGAAAGTAATCAAAACAATTTGGATAATTTTCTATGGATATTGGCTTCAATTATAGCTGTTTTAGGGCTATTTGGATTTTCTGCAATTAGTAAATATATTAACACTAAATTAAACAAAATAATTAATAAAAAACAAAATGAGTTAGATATATTAATAGAAAATGTAAAAGATTTGGAAAAAGGTTTAAAATTTGAATATTTACAAAAATTAGCAGAATTTTCTCAGCATAATAAAAAAACTGGTGAAATTACTCAAGCTGAAAAAGATTGGCTTATTTATTATGTAGAACTTTTACCTCAAAATGAAGATGAACGAACTTTTGAAGATTGGAAAATTCTTGCATTTAAATATTATTATGCTGATAATGATTTTGAAAATTCTACAAAGAGTATCGAAAAATCAATTAAACTTAATCCTAAATTTGACTTTGAAGACAATAAATTATTGATGTATTCTTATGTGGCTATGGAGCAATACGAGAAAGCTATAAAACAATGTTTAGAGATTCTTGAAGAAAATGATATTGATGAAATTTGGTATGAATTAGGAAATAATTATATGTATATAAATGAACCTATAAAAGCTATTGAAGCATATTTAAGTGTTAAAGAAGAAACAAAACAATTAGCAAAAAATTTTAATATTGCTAAAGCATATAGTTTAATTGGCAATTATCATAAAACTATTGAATATTTAAATCAATGTAAAGATAAGGAAACGAATTTAGATGTACTTTATGGATTTGTAGAATCTTATGAAAATTTAGAAAATAAAGAAGAAGCAATAAATTATACAAAAAAAGCACTAGAAATAGAACCTGAAAATATTGAATTTCAGGAGATTCTATATTCTTTAAATAAGTAG
- the rhuM gene encoding RhuM family protein, which produces MDTISNIVVYENGEIELKISADKDTIWASINDIAKVFDIDRSVVSKHIKNIFKDNELDEKVVCANFAHTTKHGSLSDKTQTRDIKYYNLDIVLAVGYRTSSNKAIHFRQWATSVLKDYIQNGYAINTHKITEQRLSILENDMQIIKSHIRNNTLEMKHGIFFNGQIFDAYVLLSDLIKSAKSSIILIDNYVDESILNLFSKNQNVKFTIYTQNISKQLKLDIEKYNKQYGNLEVKITKNFHDRFLICDETVYHFGASFKDLGNKIFAVNKMNISITNLLKGI; this is translated from the coding sequence ATGGATACAATATCAAATATAGTAGTCTATGAAAATGGTGAGATAGAGTTAAAAATATCTGCTGATAAGGATACTATTTGGGCTAGTATCAATGATATTGCAAAAGTTTTTGATATAGATAGAAGTGTTGTATCAAAACATATTAAAAATATTTTTAAAGATAATGAATTAGATGAAAAAGTGGTATGTGCAAATTTTGCACATACCACAAAACATGGATCTCTATCAGATAAAACACAAACAAGAGATATTAAATATTATAATTTAGATATTGTTTTAGCAGTAGGTTATAGAACAAGTTCTAATAAAGCTATCCATTTTAGACAATGGGCAACTTCTGTACTTAAAGATTATATTCAAAATGGTTATGCTATTAATACTCATAAAATTACAGAGCAAAGATTAAGTATTCTTGAAAATGATATGCAGATTATCAAATCACATATCAGAAATAATACATTAGAAATGAAACATGGAATATTTTTCAACGGACAAATATTTGATGCTTATGTGCTTTTATCAGATTTAATAAAAAGTGCAAAAAGTTCAATTATTTTGATTGATAACTATGTAGATGAATCTATATTGAATTTATTTTCAAAAAATCAAAATGTAAAATTTACTATTTATACTCAAAATATATCTAAACAATTAAAACTTGATATTGAAAAATATAATAAACAATATGGCAATCTTGAAGTAAAAATCACTAAAAACTTTCATGATAGGTTTTTGATTTGTGATGAAACCGTATATCATTTTGGAGCTAGTTTCAAAGATTTGGGCAACAAAATATTTGCAGTAAATAAGATGAATATATCTATAACTAATTTGCTAAAAGGTATATAA
- a CDS encoding class I SAM-dependent methyltransferase has protein sequence MENFDFIAYKKMVKTYQENNDPTSWFDSIYKNAQGDFTKVFWADLEPSPYLVNWLKENPIKKTNKTACVIGCGVGDDAQALSEFGFDVTAFDISPSAIELCINRYKDTKVNYVVADLFDYPKEWFEKFDVVYECNTIQVLPDGYRKKARVAMSSLLAKDGYILVSCRSRNEGEKENEIPFPLSKSEMDEFVSIDKLTQISFLAYDDEQIPSVPHFFAVYQK, from the coding sequence ATGGAAAACTTCGACTTCATAGCATACAAAAAAATGGTAAAAACTTATCAAGAAAACAATGACCCGACGAGTTGGTTTGACTCTATTTATAAAAATGCGCAAGGTGATTTTACAAAAGTTTTTTGGGCTGATTTAGAACCAAGTCCTTATTTAGTGAATTGGCTAAAAGAAAATCCTATCAAAAAAACAAATAAAACTGCTTGTGTTATTGGTTGTGGAGTTGGTGATGATGCTCAGGCTTTAAGTGAGTTTGGTTTTGATGTTACTGCTTTTGATATATCTCCTAGTGCCATTGAGCTTTGTATTAATAGATATAAAGATACAAAAGTTAACTATGTGGTTGCTGATTTATTTGATTATCCTAAAGAGTGGTTTGAAAAGTTTGATGTAGTTTATGAATGTAATACAATTCAAGTTTTACCAGATGGTTATAGAAAAAAAGCAAGAGTTGCTATGAGTTCACTCCTTGCAAAAGATGGTTATATCTTAGTTTCATGCAGAAGTAGAAATGAAGGTGAAAAAGAGAATGAAATACCCTTCCCTCTTTCAAAATCTGAAATGGATGAATTTGTTAGTATTGATAAACTAACACAAATTAGTTTTTTAGCCTATGATGATGAGCAAATTCCTAGCGTTCCACATTTTTTTGCAGTTTATCAAAAATAA
- a CDS encoding GGDEF domain-containing protein, with product MKTITILLFFIISLLANESKEIDLSKANWEYRYGDSPFENSIPLWTIEKENQNLWEKIEFPRNPPNRNNQTNVWFRVKLPDVLPNDSYLYIVSTDLINQVYYEGKEIYHFGEFDKDGKGEFKGWPFHLISLANDSAGKYLYFRIYSNYTDIGFWGEILISSKIDIFEKLLKNDLPNIIVGSISIFVSILFLLTFLSKIKRLELLILGLLFLTQGLNVFFSSKIIEIYFYFPLFKQYILAIAYFFFPLGMAFFMDKSINYEVPFNLIKRVWQVHFIYLFCAILGTILGLFNLPSTYEYFDIFYNFITLPILTIFMIYFFIIGDKETKIITFSFFIISIYWLYSTLIAAGLVPWEEYPSDVAVFICLLLLSHSMVLKLTYTKELEEAKEELTILSSTDYLTKLNNRKEIDSLLKLNEEIYINCKDDFSVILLDVDDFKMVNDTFGHLVGDDVLINISNILSKFTRKTDSVGRWGGEEFIIICPKTNLEEASKLAENLRDKISKYIFDKVGNKTASFGVVSYKEDDTLTELLSRVDDAMYLAKSKGKNRVETM from the coding sequence ATGAAAACAATAACAATTTTATTATTTTTTATCATTTCTTTATTAGCTAATGAATCAAAAGAGATTGATTTATCAAAAGCAAACTGGGAATACAGATATGGTGATTCACCTTTTGAAAATAGTATTCCATTATGGACTATTGAAAAAGAGAATCAAAATTTATGGGAAAAAATTGAATTCCCACGTAATCCTCCTAATAGAAATAATCAAACAAATGTTTGGTTTAGAGTTAAGCTGCCAGATGTTTTGCCCAATGATTCTTATTTATATATTGTGAGTACAGATTTAATTAATCAAGTTTATTATGAAGGTAAAGAAATTTATCATTTTGGAGAATTTGATAAAGATGGGAAAGGTGAATTTAAAGGTTGGCCTTTTCATCTTATTTCTTTAGCAAATGATAGTGCAGGTAAATATTTATATTTTAGAATTTATTCAAATTATACTGATATTGGATTTTGGGGTGAAATATTAATATCTTCAAAAATTGATATATTTGAAAAGTTATTAAAAAATGATTTACCAAATATTATTGTTGGCTCAATCTCAATATTTGTGTCAATACTATTTTTATTGACTTTTTTATCTAAAATTAAAAGATTAGAATTATTGATTTTAGGTTTATTATTTTTAACCCAAGGTCTTAATGTATTTTTCTCCTCAAAAATTATAGAAATTTATTTTTATTTCCCCTTATTTAAACAGTATATATTGGCAATTGCTTATTTCTTTTTTCCTTTAGGAATGGCATTTTTTATGGATAAATCAATAAATTATGAAGTACCTTTTAATTTAATAAAAAGAGTTTGGCAAGTTCATTTTATATATTTATTTTGTGCTATTTTAGGAACAATATTAGGTTTATTTAATCTTCCTTCAACATATGAATATTTTGATATTTTTTATAATTTTATAACTCTGCCAATTTTAACAATATTTATGATTTATTTTTTTATTATTGGAGATAAAGAGACGAAAATAATTACTTTTAGTTTTTTTATAATTTCGATTTATTGGCTTTATTCTACTTTGATAGCAGCTGGTCTTGTACCTTGGGAAGAGTATCCAAGTGATGTTGCTGTTTTTATTTGTTTATTACTTTTATCCCATTCAATGGTGCTAAAATTAACTTATACTAAGGAGTTAGAAGAGGCAAAAGAAGAGTTAACAATACTTTCTTCAACTGATTATTTAACAAAATTGAATAATAGAAAAGAGATTGACTCATTATTAAAATTAAATGAAGAAATATATATAAATTGCAAAGATGACTTTTCAGTAATTTTATTAGATGTTGATGATTTTAAAATGGTAAATGATACTTTCGGGCATTTAGTTGGTGATGATGTTCTTATTAATATTTCAAATATATTATCTAAATTCACAAGAAAAACAGATAGTGTTGGAAGATGGGGAGGAGAAGAATTTATAATTATTTGCCCTAAAACAAATTTAGAAGAGGCATCAAAATTAGCTGAGAATTTAAGAGATAAAATATCTAAATATATATTTGATAAAGTAGGTAATAAAACAGCAAGTTTTGGAGTAGTTTCTTATAAAGAAGATGATACTTTAACTGAACTTCTTTCAAGAGTTGATGATGCCATGTATCTTGCAAAGTCTAAAGGTAAAAATAGAGTAGAAACTATGTAG